A region of Scylla paramamosain isolate STU-SP2022 chromosome 25, ASM3559412v1, whole genome shotgun sequence DNA encodes the following proteins:
- the LOC135113122 gene encoding serine/threonine-protein kinase Nek8-like isoform X2, translating into MTHRPWTISWVVSSHSVSQQASVREFFSALVNTHLDRSLLHPRLDFLAAHPAHHPQHAQAIGADLTELLQIPVQLIKDLQGAEVEVERWGPETTTKVPLGQLYFDPQRLKEALKTAGSGAKQRVKDLDREYEKIRVIGKGSFGSAVLYRRLKDEALVVIKEINMLDLSASERQMSLNEINVLALLDHPNIVSYMDSFERDTILCIEMEYADGGSLAQYLTQRVKRIDEREVLAIFHQITAAIAHMHHHHILHRDLKTANIFLTKEGQVKVGDFGISKMMSTQSVHAHTVLGTPYYISPEMCEGKEYDEKSDIWALGCILYEMACLQKTFEGSNLPALVNKIMKGQFAPIRGNYSPGFKQLVRDLLQRDPEFRPTAEEVLNERLPELLAQVCCEGMDAEEVSEQLRHSIEVARQTQVSRSSRPPRSVVYHLKVYDSSISINPVPLPARTRVKEVAVSNTHVVLLTSECLVYTWGEGKKGQLGHEALEVWRGRPGVVEALRGKAITRVCAGDGFSVFASDNGIVMTCGDGTFGCLGHNDWNSSTKPKLIERLLAVDVCGISCGSHHVVVVAADGVVFAWGRGEGGRLGTGAEDDACHPTEIELPLEVVVTSVRCGGDGTLLVTDQGGLLACGNNTYNKLGLNQAPGLFSINFKKDVPKALVATRVRSIGCRVVDVAMGPSHTAVLTEMGQVLTFGRNYEGQLGRGNTRSTSRPVLVRGMANKVVTMIQCGSTYTVAGTMENALFLWGTRAVSPLTRPNTQEGFTNNWGQRSVLGSAVGSTASTTSTTASSSCSSSSSGDGGGGGGAGSKEAGGDGKEEKAGSAGGSSAGGGARTGSSSEGEASQRRHYRNIDMRDVLLQPQEILALYASHAQISKGETLSLSSIHCQNQSIFLVVDTTVPLPELAFPSCLTWKERRRTREIRRRQRKKQGRR; encoded by the exons ATGACTCATCGACCTTGGACCATATCCTGG gttGTCAGCTCGCACTCAGTCTCCCAGCAGGCATCAGTGAGGGAGTTCTTCAGTGCCCTTGTCAACACTCACCTGGACCGCTCCCTGCTGCACCCTCGCCTTGACTTTCTGGCAGCCCACCCCGCCCACCACCCACAGCACGCCCAGGCCATTGGTGCTGACCTCACTGAGCtgctgcag ATCCCCGTGCAGCTGATCAAGGACCTGCAGGGGGCGGAGGTTGAGGTGGAGCGGTGGGGGCCGGAGACCACCACTAAGGTACCCCTGGGCCAGCTGTACTTTGACCCCCAGCGGctgaaggaggcactgaagACAGCTGGCAGTGGGGCCAAGCAGCGCGTCAAGGACCTGGACCGCGAATATGAGAAGATTAGGGTCATTGGCAAGG GTTCATTTGGCAGCGCTGTGCTGTACCGGCGGCTGAAGGATGAGGCGCTGGTGGTGATCAAGGAAATAAACATGCTGGACCTCTCGGCCTCGGAGCGTCAGATGTCCCTCAATGAGATCAATGTACTGGCGCTACTTGACCATCCCAACattgtcag CTACATGGACAGCTTCGAGAGGGACACCATTCTGTGCATTGAGATGGAGTACGCTGACGGGGGGAGCCTGGCGCAGTACCTGACGCAGAGGGTGAAACGCATTGATGAGAGGGAGGTGCTGGCCATCTTCCACCAAATAACAGCCGCCATCGCccacatgcaccaccaccacatcctgcaccg TGACCTGAAGACGGCCAACATCTTCCTGACCAAGGAGGGGCAGGTCAAAGTGGGCGACTTTGGCATCAGCAAGATGATGAGCACCCAGTCTGTGCACGCCCACACAGTCCTCGGCACACCTTACTACATCAGTCCTGAgatg tgtgaggggaaggagtaCGATGAGAAGAGTGACATCTGGGCGCTGGGCTGCATCCTCTACGAGATGGCCTGTCTGCAGAAGACCTTTGAAGGCTCCAACCTGCCAGCCCTTGTCAACAAGATCAtgaag GGTCAGTTTGCTCCAATCCGCGGCAACTACTCCCCGGGCTTCAAGCAACTGGTGCGTGACCTGTTGCAGCGTGACCCGGAGTTCAGACCCACGGCGGAagag gTGCTAAATGAGCGGCTGCCAGAGCTGCTGGCCCAGGTGTGCTGTGAGGGCATGGACGCCGAGGAGGTGAGTGAGCAGCTGCGGCACTCCATCGAGGTGGCCCGCCAGACTCAGGTGTCCAG GTCCTCCCGGCCGCCGCGCTCTGTTGTGTATCACCTCAAGGTGTACGACTCCTCCATCAGCATCAACCCTGTCCCGCTGCCAGCCAGGACCAGGGTCAAGGAGGTTGCTGTCTCAAACACCCATGTGGTTTTGTTGACCTCAG AGTGCCTCGTTTACACCTGGggcgaggggaagaaagggcAGCTGGGACATGAGGCCCTGGAGGTGTGGCGGGGCCGGCCAGGGGTGGTGGAGGCCCTGCGGGGGAAGGCCATCACCAGGGTGTGTGCGGGGGATGGCTTCTCAGTCTTTGCCTCAGATAATGGGATTGTCATGACGTGTGGTGATGGAACCTTTGGCTGTCTGGGGCACAATGACTGGAACAGCTCCACTAAACCCAAGCTGATTG AGAGGTTGTTGGCGGTGGACGTGTGTGGCATCAGCTGTGGGTCGcatcatgtggtggtggtggcggcagatgGGGTGGTGTTTGCctgggggaggggtgagggaggcaggctgGGCACCGGAGCAGAGGACGACGC GTGCCACCCTACGGAGATCGAGCTGCccctggaggtggtggtgaccaGTGTGCGGTGTGGAGGTGATGGCACGCTGCTGGTGACAGATCAGGGCGGCCTCCTAGCGTGTGGCAACAACACGTACAACAAGCTCGGACTGAACCAGGCACCGGGACTCTTCTCTATCAATTTCAAG AAGGACGTTCCCAAGGCGCTTGTGGCCACGAGAGTGAGAAGCATTGGGTGTCGTGTAGTGGATGTAGCAATGGGACCGTCACACACTGCCGTGCTGACTGAGATGGGACAG GTGCTTACGTTTGGCCGTAATTATGAGGGGCAGCTGGGTCGAGGCAACACCAGATCAACCTCCCGTCCTGTCCTTGTGCGCGGAATGGCCAATAAAGTCGTTACT ATGATCCAGTGTGGCTCCACGTACACTGTGGCTGGCACCATGGAGAACGCACTCTTCCTATGGGGCACCCGAGCCGTGAGCCCCCTGACCAGGCCCAACACTCAG GAGGGGTTCACCAACAACTGGGGGCAGCGCAGCGTGTTGGGTTCAGCCGTGGGAAGCACCGCcagcaccactagcaccacagctagcagcagctgcagcagcagcagcagtggtgatggtggtggtggtggtggtgctggtagcaaggaggcaggaggtgatgggaaggaggagaaggctggcagtgctggtggtagtagtgctggtg gcgGGGCGAGGACTGGCAGCAGCAGTGAAGGCGAGGCGTCACAGCGGCGGCACTACCGGAACATTGACATGAGGGATGTGCTGCTGCAGCCACAGGAGATACTGGC GTTGTACGCCTCCCATGCTCAGATCAGCAAGGGGGAGACACTCAGCCTCTCCAGCATCCACTGCCAGAACCAGAGCATCTTCCTGGTGGTGGACACAACAGTTCCCCTCCCAGAGCTGGCAT ttcCCTCCTGTCTGACATGGAAGGAGCGAAGAAGGACAAGGGAGATCAgaaggagacaaaggaagaagcagggaagaagatga
- the LOC135113122 gene encoding serine/threonine-protein kinase Nek8-like isoform X1, producing MAPSLDGPVTPSSPGRLATPSTDRGEGRQRWRLLLASSKARHLEAVTQAALSSVILVTFKYDSSTLDHILGEVGRGLAGRKVESMAMLLHGSELQLHLCGPGEKVVSSHSVSQQASVREFFSALVNTHLDRSLLHPRLDFLAAHPAHHPQHAQAIGADLTELLQIPVQLIKDLQGAEVEVERWGPETTTKVPLGQLYFDPQRLKEALKTAGSGAKQRVKDLDREYEKIRVIGKGSFGSAVLYRRLKDEALVVIKEINMLDLSASERQMSLNEINVLALLDHPNIVSYMDSFERDTILCIEMEYADGGSLAQYLTQRVKRIDEREVLAIFHQITAAIAHMHHHHILHRDLKTANIFLTKEGQVKVGDFGISKMMSTQSVHAHTVLGTPYYISPEMCEGKEYDEKSDIWALGCILYEMACLQKTFEGSNLPALVNKIMKGQFAPIRGNYSPGFKQLVRDLLQRDPEFRPTAEEVLNERLPELLAQVCCEGMDAEEVSEQLRHSIEVARQTQVSRSSRPPRSVVYHLKVYDSSISINPVPLPARTRVKEVAVSNTHVVLLTSECLVYTWGEGKKGQLGHEALEVWRGRPGVVEALRGKAITRVCAGDGFSVFASDNGIVMTCGDGTFGCLGHNDWNSSTKPKLIERLLAVDVCGISCGSHHVVVVAADGVVFAWGRGEGGRLGTGAEDDACHPTEIELPLEVVVTSVRCGGDGTLLVTDQGGLLACGNNTYNKLGLNQAPGLFSINFKKDVPKALVATRVRSIGCRVVDVAMGPSHTAVLTEMGQVLTFGRNYEGQLGRGNTRSTSRPVLVRGMANKVVTMIQCGSTYTVAGTMENALFLWGTRAVSPLTRPNTQEGFTNNWGQRSVLGSAVGSTASTTSTTASSSCSSSSSGDGGGGGGAGSKEAGGDGKEEKAGSAGGSSAGGGARTGSSSEGEASQRRHYRNIDMRDVLLQPQEILALYASHAQISKGETLSLSSIHCQNQSIFLVVDTTVPLPELAFPSCLTWKERRRTREIRRRQRKKQGRR from the exons ATGGCCCCGAGTCTGGATGGACcagtcaccccctcctccccaggcCGCCTTGCCACCCCAAGCACAGACAGGGGCGAGgggcggcagcggtggcggcTCCTCCTCGCGTCATCCAAGGCCAGGCATTTAGAGGCGGTGACTCAAGCTGCCCTGTCATCTGTCATCCTTGTCACCTTCAAGTATGACTCATCGACCTTGGACCATATCCTGG GGGAGGTGGGGCGAGGGCTGGCTGGTCGCAAGGTGGAATCCATGGCCATGCTGCTTCATGGCTCAGAGCTGCAGCTTCACCTGTGTGGGCCCGGTGAGAAG gttGTCAGCTCGCACTCAGTCTCCCAGCAGGCATCAGTGAGGGAGTTCTTCAGTGCCCTTGTCAACACTCACCTGGACCGCTCCCTGCTGCACCCTCGCCTTGACTTTCTGGCAGCCCACCCCGCCCACCACCCACAGCACGCCCAGGCCATTGGTGCTGACCTCACTGAGCtgctgcag ATCCCCGTGCAGCTGATCAAGGACCTGCAGGGGGCGGAGGTTGAGGTGGAGCGGTGGGGGCCGGAGACCACCACTAAGGTACCCCTGGGCCAGCTGTACTTTGACCCCCAGCGGctgaaggaggcactgaagACAGCTGGCAGTGGGGCCAAGCAGCGCGTCAAGGACCTGGACCGCGAATATGAGAAGATTAGGGTCATTGGCAAGG GTTCATTTGGCAGCGCTGTGCTGTACCGGCGGCTGAAGGATGAGGCGCTGGTGGTGATCAAGGAAATAAACATGCTGGACCTCTCGGCCTCGGAGCGTCAGATGTCCCTCAATGAGATCAATGTACTGGCGCTACTTGACCATCCCAACattgtcag CTACATGGACAGCTTCGAGAGGGACACCATTCTGTGCATTGAGATGGAGTACGCTGACGGGGGGAGCCTGGCGCAGTACCTGACGCAGAGGGTGAAACGCATTGATGAGAGGGAGGTGCTGGCCATCTTCCACCAAATAACAGCCGCCATCGCccacatgcaccaccaccacatcctgcaccg TGACCTGAAGACGGCCAACATCTTCCTGACCAAGGAGGGGCAGGTCAAAGTGGGCGACTTTGGCATCAGCAAGATGATGAGCACCCAGTCTGTGCACGCCCACACAGTCCTCGGCACACCTTACTACATCAGTCCTGAgatg tgtgaggggaaggagtaCGATGAGAAGAGTGACATCTGGGCGCTGGGCTGCATCCTCTACGAGATGGCCTGTCTGCAGAAGACCTTTGAAGGCTCCAACCTGCCAGCCCTTGTCAACAAGATCAtgaag GGTCAGTTTGCTCCAATCCGCGGCAACTACTCCCCGGGCTTCAAGCAACTGGTGCGTGACCTGTTGCAGCGTGACCCGGAGTTCAGACCCACGGCGGAagag gTGCTAAATGAGCGGCTGCCAGAGCTGCTGGCCCAGGTGTGCTGTGAGGGCATGGACGCCGAGGAGGTGAGTGAGCAGCTGCGGCACTCCATCGAGGTGGCCCGCCAGACTCAGGTGTCCAG GTCCTCCCGGCCGCCGCGCTCTGTTGTGTATCACCTCAAGGTGTACGACTCCTCCATCAGCATCAACCCTGTCCCGCTGCCAGCCAGGACCAGGGTCAAGGAGGTTGCTGTCTCAAACACCCATGTGGTTTTGTTGACCTCAG AGTGCCTCGTTTACACCTGGggcgaggggaagaaagggcAGCTGGGACATGAGGCCCTGGAGGTGTGGCGGGGCCGGCCAGGGGTGGTGGAGGCCCTGCGGGGGAAGGCCATCACCAGGGTGTGTGCGGGGGATGGCTTCTCAGTCTTTGCCTCAGATAATGGGATTGTCATGACGTGTGGTGATGGAACCTTTGGCTGTCTGGGGCACAATGACTGGAACAGCTCCACTAAACCCAAGCTGATTG AGAGGTTGTTGGCGGTGGACGTGTGTGGCATCAGCTGTGGGTCGcatcatgtggtggtggtggcggcagatgGGGTGGTGTTTGCctgggggaggggtgagggaggcaggctgGGCACCGGAGCAGAGGACGACGC GTGCCACCCTACGGAGATCGAGCTGCccctggaggtggtggtgaccaGTGTGCGGTGTGGAGGTGATGGCACGCTGCTGGTGACAGATCAGGGCGGCCTCCTAGCGTGTGGCAACAACACGTACAACAAGCTCGGACTGAACCAGGCACCGGGACTCTTCTCTATCAATTTCAAG AAGGACGTTCCCAAGGCGCTTGTGGCCACGAGAGTGAGAAGCATTGGGTGTCGTGTAGTGGATGTAGCAATGGGACCGTCACACACTGCCGTGCTGACTGAGATGGGACAG GTGCTTACGTTTGGCCGTAATTATGAGGGGCAGCTGGGTCGAGGCAACACCAGATCAACCTCCCGTCCTGTCCTTGTGCGCGGAATGGCCAATAAAGTCGTTACT ATGATCCAGTGTGGCTCCACGTACACTGTGGCTGGCACCATGGAGAACGCACTCTTCCTATGGGGCACCCGAGCCGTGAGCCCCCTGACCAGGCCCAACACTCAG GAGGGGTTCACCAACAACTGGGGGCAGCGCAGCGTGTTGGGTTCAGCCGTGGGAAGCACCGCcagcaccactagcaccacagctagcagcagctgcagcagcagcagcagtggtgatggtggtggtggtggtggtgctggtagcaaggaggcaggaggtgatgggaaggaggagaaggctggcagtgctggtggtagtagtgctggtg gcgGGGCGAGGACTGGCAGCAGCAGTGAAGGCGAGGCGTCACAGCGGCGGCACTACCGGAACATTGACATGAGGGATGTGCTGCTGCAGCCACAGGAGATACTGGC GTTGTACGCCTCCCATGCTCAGATCAGCAAGGGGGAGACACTCAGCCTCTCCAGCATCCACTGCCAGAACCAGAGCATCTTCCTGGTGGTGGACACAACAGTTCCCCTCCCAGAGCTGGCAT ttcCCTCCTGTCTGACATGGAAGGAGCGAAGAAGGACAAGGGAGATCAgaaggagacaaaggaagaagcagggaagaagatga